The region AAAATACAAAAAGGATTAGCATGCCAAAGATGAAAACCGTTCGTGGTGCTGCTAAACGCTTTAAAGTAGGCAAAAACAAGATAAAACGTGGTGCTGCTTTTAGAAGCCACATTTTGACTAAAAAGCCTAGTAAGCGTATGAGAGACTTACGTGCTCCACACTATGTAGATAGCACGAACGTCCAAGCAGTAAGAAAAATGCTCGGCGTATAAACTGAGCAAAAAGCAAAAGTTTTTGACAAAAAAGGTCATTCAAACTCCCCTAAATTTTAGGGAAAGATCCGTAATGGACGCCAATTTGTAAAAAGGATAAATATGGCAAGAGTAAAAACAGGCGTAGTTAGAAGAAGACGCCATAAAAAAGTTCTAAAACTTGCACGTGGTTTTTATAGTGCAAGACACAAACACTTCAGAAAAGCTAAAGAGCAACTAGAAAGAAGCTTAGTATATGCTTACAGAGATAGACGTGCGAAAAAACGTGACTTCCGTCGTCTATGGATCGTTCGTATAAATGCTGCTTGCAGACTAAATGACTTAAGCTATTCTAAATTTATAAATGGCTTAAGAAAAGCAAATATAGTTCTTGATAGGAAAATTTTAGCTGATCTAGCGATGAATGACGCGAAGGCATTTGCGGCACTTGCTAAACAAGCAAAAGATGCTTTAAAATAAAACAAATTTTACCCTAAATGCCTTAGCGTTTGGGGTAAATCTCCTAAAATTCTACAAACAAGACTTAATCTATAATCCTTGTTAATTAAATTTTAATAAAATAGGTCAAAATGTATAAATATCAATCCAAAAGGATAAGAAATGAAAAATTTAATATCAATATCTACCATAACTGCTCTGCTTTTATCAGGTTGCGTGATGAGTAATAATGGTAGCTCATCGCCAGATGTATATACTAAAGGTGAGATGCAAAAGGCTCAAGTAACGCAGTTTGGTGAGATCATCTCGCTCAAACCTATAAAGATAACAGGCGAAAGTAATGTTGTATTAAACGTCTTAGCTGCAGGACTTGGTGGACTAGCTGGATATCACGTGGGTGGTGGTTCTGGAAAGATAGCAGGTTCAGCAGTGGGAGCTGTTATAGGTGGTATGGGTGCTGATAGAGTAGGCGAGATGATGAATGATACTGAAGGTATTGAGCTAGTAATAAAACTAGAAAATGGCGACATAGTAACATACGCTCAAGAGGGCGGGGTATCAACATTTAAAAATGGAGATAGAGTTAAAATCGTAACTGACTCGCAAGGTAAATCAAGAGTTGATGTAGTAAGATAAATTTATAGCTTTTACCGGAGAAAATTTAAATTTATATACCAAACTCTACTTTTATCCAATATTTAGTACATTTTTGCTTATCATACTCTTTGCTTAAATATGTACTATAGAAGTTGCTCGCACTGATAGAGTGCATACGCCCTTCACGCCTTGACCTACTTAGTAGCTATATATAAATATCATTAAACGGCTGATGTATGAGATAAAAATCAAGATATTAAATCCTTAGCCTTTTCGTAGAGATGTTAAAGGCTTTAAATGCCTTATCTTCACTAATATCATTTATCCAAAGTTTTGTAGTGACAAATGGTTCATCTCACTTTACGCCACTTACCCTTATCCACACCAATACTCTTTATTAAGTGCGTCTCTACGCAGCTTTAACACTCTTTTGATTTATTTAAGACATCTTGTTTCTATCATTAAATTTTTATGTATCGCATACAACTTCCTCTGTAAAAATACTATGTGTAGCAATCACTTGCTTTCATAACCGCATAAACACTATTTTGCCCTTTCTATCTTTGTGATACTGCCATTTACTACGGCACTAAAATCACCGTCAAATCTACCAATCGTATAAAGTTGAGAATCGCCTCTAGATGGCTTATGAAATATCGCTATATTGCCCCATGGAGCATAATAAGAGATATCTCCAACAGATACTTTTAAATTTGGATGAGTATTTGCCGTGCTTAGCATATTTGGAAGAGAAAAAATTTTCTCATTACTACCATAATTTTCTAACTTTACCTCAAGTGGTAACATATCATAAAACTGCCTTGCAGCACTACTATCATTTAGCGTCGCACTCACGCTCTCATCACCAACTTTAAATACCACTTTCATCTGATCTCCTGCATTTAAATTTATAAACAAAACTAGTAAAAACACTATAAATTTCATCATTTTTTCACATCCTGTTTGTCTGCTTTTGCGATAAATTTAGCATACTCTTCATCGCTTATCGATTCAAGCCAAGTTACATTTTTACCATCTTTTTCAAGCGTAAGTGCGATATGTTCACCAATGTCTTTAAACCCAGCACCATGAAAATGCTCCACATCAGGTGGACAAAGCACTGCATCGCCCTCATGGGCTACTTGCAATATACCATCTTTTGTGCCAG is a window of Campylobacter anatolicus DNA encoding:
- the rplT gene encoding 50S ribosomal protein L20 codes for the protein MARVKTGVVRRRRHKKVLKLARGFYSARHKHFRKAKEQLERSLVYAYRDRRAKKRDFRRLWIVRINAACRLNDLSYSKFINGLRKANIVLDRKILADLAMNDAKAFAALAKQAKDALK
- a CDS encoding cyclophilin-like fold protein; its protein translation is MMKFIVFLLVLFINLNAGDQMKVVFKVGDESVSATLNDSSAARQFYDMLPLEVKLENYGSNEKIFSLPNMLSTANTHPNLKVSVGDISYYAPWGNIAIFHKPSRGDSQLYTIGRFDGDFSAVVNGSITKIERAK
- the rpmI gene encoding 50S ribosomal protein L35, producing the protein MPKMKTVRGAAKRFKVGKNKIKRGAAFRSHILTKKPSKRMRDLRAPHYVDSTNVQAVRKMLGV
- a CDS encoding cupin domain-containing protein, with protein sequence MKQEGQMLIKKAEQEEFVGRSEFFTGNVIIKKIFDSTQYANFGASLVHFKKGARTVWHTHPAGQRFIVTKGVIYTGTKDGILQVAHEGDAVLCPPDVEHFHGAGFKDIGEHIALTLEKDGKNVTWLESISDEEYAKFIAKADKQDVKK